From the genome of Haloplanus natans DSM 17983:
TCAACACTCCAGGCCCCCCGCCGGACATTCCAAACCCGAATTCTGGCTGTTCAACCGGTTCCGCCGCTGATTCTTCAAACCCGGAGAATTCCGAGGTGACGTCGGTCAGTCCGAAAGGATCGGCATCCCACTGCGGTGGCTCCCATCGCGGCGGTGAATAATCCATCCCCACATCGAACGCCGACTCATCGGCTACACCCTCCTCCTGCGGTCCGATCGGTTCCTCGTCCATGACCGGCTCCGAACCAAGGGAGCGACGGGTACTGGAACGTCCGCCGTCAAATGTGCCAATCTCTTCACGGCTACCGTAGCCGGTTGTGTCCGCAATTGTCGGGCGGTGGCTCCCCGGTTCCGGGCCGGATGACCGTGGCCATGTCTCTGCCGGATACTGCCGTCTATCAGCGGCTGTCAGCGGCTCACGGCGGCGGTCCACACGCCTGTCCTGCTCAAGGTACCGAGTCTCCCAGGTATCGCGGGGTGCCGATCGCCGTCTGGTGGCGGTGTCGTCAGTCCGCCGGCGAGCGTGGTTGTCCGGTGCCGTCGACGGCCGCGTACTGTCGTTCGAGGCCGCGGTACCGGAGCTACGCGGAGTGGGGGTGAGGAGGGCCTTGAGGAACGAGGAGATCTTGATCTCAACCGGGCTGTGCACCAACTCGTGGCTCACAGCACTCGGCCCGACATCGACCTCAACGAGGTCCGGGATCGGGTCGAGACCGATGAATTCCGGTCCCCAGTCGATGTCGAGGTAACTAAACTTGGTGTCGACCTGAACGAACTTGATCTCACGGCTCGAATCGACCGGCTTGAAATACGGGTTGTCGGTCTCGGCGGATGGGTTCCGGCGTGGTGACGCTGTGGAGGTGACGTGTCTTTGCCGGTGGGTCAAGGTTCTCGCCGTTTTCCTCGTCTGGGAGGAACCGGTGTTTGAGGTCGTTCGATGCGTCGTCCCGGTATCGGCCGGGTGTGACTGTTGCTTCTTCACCGTGGCCGCCAACAGTTCAGGTTGCTCCGATGTCGGCGGCTCCGGTTTTTCCGACGTTAGCGGCTGCGGTGGATACGGGTCGTTGTCGCTCGCTGGCTCAGGTTCCTGCTCGGTCGATCCTGTGGACTCGGCCGTCTGCTCTGTATCAGCCGACTGTGAATCGGTCTGCCGCGTCGGTGGACCCGTCGTGGACTCCTCGGACGTGTTCGGAAACGCGGGTTCCGGAGCAGGCTGCGGACGCCGCGGAGACGGCGACGAAATAACCGGATACAGGGCCATCGTTGTTCCGGCTGCGATACTTGCGGCCGCGTACCAGAGGCCGGGGGGAGAACGGAGGCCGTCCACGAGCAGGAGGGCTGCCCCGCCGAGGACCACGAACAGGGCGCCAAGACGGCCGACTACCGTCATTTTCAGACAGTAGGTCAAGTTTGCTTAAATATCTGGTCCTAATACAGACGGTCTACGTGCGGCTTGTATGCCGGGTTATCGTCGGAATAAAGCTTATACATGCTTCGGAGGTTGGTAAACACATCTGAATGGCGCCCGGACTGCTCAAAGCCCTCCTACAGACGGCGAACTACTTCCGGAACTGGCGGAAGGGCGACCCCGAGAGCGCCACCCAGCGAGGCCGCAAGTATCTGTTCTGGATTCTTGTCGGTGGGGGTGCCACCCTGTGGATCCTCTACCAGCACGGAATCGCCGTCCCGGTCGACTTCGCCATGTTCACCGGCGGCCTACTACTCGTCGAGATGTTCCAGTTCGGGACGCTGCTCCGGATCGGGATGGCGGTCGACCCGCTGGTCGGCGGTGTCCTCGGGACGATTGGGCTCGGTACCCTGGCGAAGCTCTTCCGTGATCTCGGCGGTATCTCTGCGGCGATCAACTACTTCTTCTCCATTCGATAGCAGCCCTTACTACCGCGGTTACGTCGTACACTCGGGGCTGAGACTGATATGAGTTCCTCGTGGACGTTCTTTACGTCTCGGTCAACAACCCGGACAGCCTCGCTATGACATTTATACCGGTTGGGACCTAACACGAGCGTATGGCAACCGATAGCGTCTCCGACCGGGTGCGGGAACTCGCCCAGCACCTCGGTATCGATGAATCCGAGGTGATTCAACAGGCCGTCGAGACGGGCGTCGAGACGCTCTACCGCGATATGATTATCAGTCGATACCTCGATGGCGATCTCACACGCGAGGAGGCGGTCGACGAACTCGGCGCAGATGTTGTCGACCAAGTCGACTCCGCTCGCGACGCGATCGAAGAAGACGTGGAGTGGGGACTCCACGCTTGAGCAGACTCGTTGTCACCGATACAGGGCCGGTAAACTCCCCCACCCTACTTCGCTCACCCACAAGGGGGTCGCTCATTGAGGGTGGGGCTTTGATGTGGACTCCCAACTGTTCGACGAACACACCAGAGAGTTCCCTGTCGTTATCGATTTCAGCCAATTCGCGGATCTCGGGGAACGATATCAAGATCGAGGTCGCTATCGGCAAGCAGCAGCGGTTTATCGTGGACTCGTGGCCGGGATCGACGACAACATCAAACTCGTCGATGGAGCCTACGACCACTATGCAAGGGTTTTCCGTGAGGGCTTAGACGCCTACATCAAATGCGTCACAGCAGCTGATCTCTCCTCATCTGAGTATGAGTCGTACGAACAGTTCCTGGTCGAGCGAATCGAGTCTGGGTCACAGATTCATCGCGAACAGTTCGAGCGAGCGCTATCGAGTCTGCAAGCCGCAATCGAGGAGTGAGACTTCTATTCACCGAAAGAATTCAGTGAAATCGATTGAGAAGCGATGATGAACGAGATATGTCGACGCGCTAAAAACTGCAATAGTCTCTATTCGACTTGAGCTTCGTATTCATCCCAAAGCGTATCGATGTCTGTGCCGGTTTCCTCGGCGATATGGCGCAGCAACTGCGCCCTATTCTCGAACCGCCGGAGTTGCCCCTTCCCGCTCATACAGAGATACAGCCACTCCTGCGATGATAAATCACGGGGGACCCCCATCGATAAATGTAATTGACCGGCTTTTGGGTCGGAGCTCCCAGGCAAGGTCGGTTCCCTCAGTCAAATCACCGCTGGTCTGCCGAGGGATACGTTGTAACTGGTTCTGAAAGCCAGCTGTCGAAGGCTTAGAGAAGCGCTCTAATCTCTCTCACCACCTATTCGTCACTGCACGACCTCTGTTCAATCTTGGAGCATTGCAGCCATTCGGCCTGCCGCCTCAGCTTCCTCACTTCGGGACATATCGTACTTAGCGAGTGCTTCTTCAACCGCTTCTTCAAGCGTCATACCTCCCCTCCGATGCTGTAGTCACTGTGTCCCCTGATTCAGATTCAAACGAATGCTCTTGTGTAGAAGATTGTTGGTCGTTGCTGGAAGGGGCAATTCGGAACAGGTGACCGCCCGATTCAGCCCGTGATAACCGATCTGACTCCGCAATACTTGAACTACGCTCGGTACAAAATCACCCGGTGGCTATCCACCAACAATCCCTTACCCAAGAGCGTCGAACGAAAGCGTGATGACGAGTTCGTCGAACCAGACGACGGGACGCTTGCTCTGGCCTGCTTCCTCGAAGAAGATGATTCCCAGTTGGGAAAGTCGACTGAGTTCCTCGTGGACATTTTTGACGTCACGGTCCACAACTCGGGCAGTCCCGTTGATGCTGGAGGGGGACTCCCGACGAACAGCCTCGACGAGTTCGAGGGTACGCGGCGGCAGCGTCTCCATGAGATCGTCGTAGCTGGTGAACGACAGCGTCGGTGTCGTGTCCACTGAATCGCCGTGTTTCAGTGACTCGATGTGGTCAGTAATGTCGTCGTGGAACTCGTCGGACGATTTGACCGTCACGACGAGGGTCGACGCAGCCCGAAGCTGTTCGCGCTCCATCGGATGTGAAGGTGGCGTTGATTCGGTCACGGTATCACCCAAGGTAGATTTCCTCAGTGACTGGATAAACTGAAAGGCCGCATGCTCGGCCCAATTTCCGAATGGGCCCATCGAACGAGAACAGATAATCATCGCCACGTTTTGCCTGCAGTATCAAAATTGCTTCCTGAATCGAGACATCGTGCTTTGGGTACTGAGCGAGAAACTCTGCTGCTGCATCGAGTACAGTCCGTGGACTTGCAGTCAGATTATTTGATTCCCAAGAGTCGGATCCATGTTGGACAACTAAGTCAGAATCTTTGATATCTTCGTACAGATCAAGTGCCTCGTGTGCACCACGTTTGGACCGGAATGCAGAGATGACCTCCGCAACGACGTATGCATCCGTGACGTAGTAAGCCCGGTCGCCGGAAATTTCGAAGAACCGGTCGACTACAGCCTGTTTGCGTTCAGACCGATGATCGGTCGTCAGTCGAGCAAGTAACGCTTCTTTATCGAGAAAGACGATTGCGGTACCGATGTCGTCAGGGAAAACGAGACTATCGTCGACTGAGGACTCCCCATCTGTATCCGCCACCTCTACTCCTCGTCAGACTCAAGTTCGACGCGGTCGCGCGTGAGCAGCGGATCTTCGCCATCCTGAAGCGGGGGGTCACCCAGAGTTTCCGGATCGAGAGCGGGCCCACTCAAGAACTCCTCGAGCGGACTCGCACGATCTTCCTTATCAGCAGCCATGGAAACTCACCTTCGTATCATCGATTAACGGCCGATAGTACTTAAGTGTACAGTCTCGGAGGACCATACCGACCACACGAGTAGTTACCCCACAGGCCACTTTGGGTGTGATTTGTGGGGTGACTACAAGGCCGGCTCGAAGGATGTAGATACGCCGTTAGAACGTAAAATTGAGTGTGGGAAAAGTGTGGGGATTCCTTGGAAAACACCGAGACCAGCCGCTCAGTCGGCGATATACCTATGCTCCGCTACGCAGTGTAGAATGTGAGGCTGGACAGAGCCTCACGAATGCAATTGGAGTATTGCAATGAGTAGTAGCAACACCGAGGACAAGAACCTATCGGCGACGATAGAGGCGACGACACACAAAGACCCCAATGGGACCGCAGACTCGCGGACCGACGCCCGCCGCTCCCCCTACTTTCGGGACTACCGGGAGGAACAGGAGCGCCACCGCTCGACCGACACGGCCGAGACGATCACGCTGGTCACCAGACTGGCAGGGTTACTCTGGGCAATCGTCAACCAAGCGGCTGCAGACAGGTCCACCCGTGACGCCGACGTCGCGACGGACACTGACGCAGATCAAGAGCGCTTCACGGAACGGACGGCCTCGAAGACTGACTTCGGAACGCGAGCGGAACCCGTCGACGGACTGTACGGCTACACTCCCGACGGTGACCCTGTCGTTCCCGAGCGAGGCCAGCTCATGAGAGCTCGGACCAACGTGAACGGTCAGCCCGCAGACGCGCTCTTAGAGCCCGATGCTGCCGGCGACCTTACGACCTGGACGCCCGGCAACGCCAGCTCGAACTTCGTCGATCCGACCGGCGAACAGATCGTTGGCGTCGCCAGTGGCCTCGACGAATCCGCGACCCGGACGGCTGCACCGGAGACGACCGCTCCCGCGACTGTCGACGACCTGCAGGCGTACGACCGAACGGAGGACATCGAAGATGACGACACCACAACCGGCATCGAGACCGCCGATCTGGAGGTCCTGACGCCCGGTGGTGAGTACATCCGTCTCGGTGACCTGCTCGTCGAACCCGAGCAGTTCGCCGGAACGTCACTGGAGTCCATCGAGCGCTCGCTCGCACTGGAAGCCGAGAAGCAGCGCGTCACGGACGGTATCTGCCGCCCGGGCGAACTCAGCGACGAGATTGAACTGGTCGGACACGCGAAGTGGCTGAACAACCGGTTCGACGAACTCGCCGCTCAGCGCCCGACGACGACAGCAATCGCCGCGGCTCGCGCTGAGGCTGCCACACAGGCCCGTGACGAGCGTCTGCGTCCGCTCCTCGAGCTGGACTCGGACACTCACGACGAGGTCTGTACGATGGCGAATCGGCTCCTGAGTGAGGACTTCGAGAAGGTCCACGAGGTGCGCAAACAACCGCTCACCCTCGCGATCGCGCTTGCAAAGCGTGTCTCCCGAGGTGTCGAGCCAGCGAGTGCACTCCTCAGACAGGCCGAAGCCGAGGCGAACGATCCCCGGAACATCCAGACGATCGGTAACGTCCGATACATGTCGACCCGCCAGACGAAGGGCCGATTCTCGACGCAGGGCCGCGTGGCGATCCTCTTCGAGAACACGCATCCCGGAATCAAGCAGGCCGGCGTGCTCCAGGACGACACCGGATCGATCCGTTTCGCGATCTGGAAGAAATCCGAATGGGACGAGACCCGCCCCACGCCCGACCCGACCGACGTTGGCGGCCGCACGCTCATCCGATCCCACCGGTTCCCCGAACTGGCGGTCGGTGATCTCGTGCGCGCTGAAAACGTCGTGAAGGGCTGGTATGGGGACGAGGCGACCTTCGAGACCCGTCGGGACAGCGAACTCACGATCCTGGAGCGAGCTACCAACGACTCGAGGGACGACACGGCCACGTCCGAGACTGCGACGATCCACGAACGATGACCCAGACAACGTCGGCGGACTGGTCCGAAGACGACCGGCACACCCGTCCCGAAGAACCCGATCGCCTACTGGCGAGGGAGCGAACGATGGGTGTTCCCGATTACGGACTGGACCCCCGACTGGTGGCTGGCGCAGGAGAACGTCGAGACTGTCGAACAGGATCGGTCTGATGTGTCGACGATGACTGGTAGGAAGGTGATCCCCGAACAGTAGCGACCTGTAGCACAGCGAGTCTCCATCCGAGACTCAGAACCCTAGAACCCCCTCTTTCCGTATCCATAGACTTCTACAGCTCGAAATTCTCTAGTGTGGTCTGAGCAAAAACACTAATAACTGGTTGAATGTGGGGAATGCTTCTCCCATATCTTAATATGGGTGTGTGCCAAATGTCAAACCG
Proteins encoded in this window:
- a CDS encoding HVO_A0114 family putative DNA-binding protein, which codes for MEREQLRAASTLVVTVKSSDEFHDDITDHIESLKHGDSVDTTPTLSFTSYDDLMETLPPRTLELVEAVRRESPSSINGTARVVDRDVKNVHEELSRLSQLGIIFFEEAGQSKRPVVWFDELVITLSFDALG
- a CDS encoding single stranded DNA-binding domain-containing protein, which translates into the protein MSSSNTEDKNLSATIEATTHKDPNGTADSRTDARRSPYFRDYREEQERHRSTDTAETITLVTRLAGLLWAIVNQAAADRSTRDADVATDTDADQERFTERTASKTDFGTRAEPVDGLYGYTPDGDPVVPERGQLMRARTNVNGQPADALLEPDAAGDLTTWTPGNASSNFVDPTGEQIVGVASGLDESATRTAAPETTAPATVDDLQAYDRTEDIEDDDTTTGIETADLEVLTPGGEYIRLGDLLVEPEQFAGTSLESIERSLALEAEKQRVTDGICRPGELSDEIELVGHAKWLNNRFDELAAQRPTTTAIAAARAEAATQARDERLRPLLELDSDTHDEVCTMANRLLSEDFEKVHEVRKQPLTLAIALAKRVSRGVEPASALLRQAEAEANDPRNIQTIGNVRYMSTRQTKGRFSTQGRVAILFENTHPGIKQAGVLQDDTGSIRFAIWKKSEWDETRPTPDPTDVGGRTLIRSHRFPELAVGDLVRAENVVKGWYGDEATFETRRDSELTILERATNDSRDDTATSETATIHER